cattttttgttggaggaaCAACGTGAAATTTTGTAACGGCGGGATTCTAGCGGCCACCAGGGTGAAAATGAgtgacagtgaaaaaaaaaaaaatgtgagcaAGAACACGCACGACACTTAAAACAtgtaaccaggaagtttctggacgtttcacgttgcagtcgtgcaaaacaacggcaaagaaatgtacaaaaaaggtgtGCTGCGCGTGTAAAGTTGCTtgtttgctaattagacctattgctgtttttttttaccgttctcgttgcctcgCCCCTTAGCATTatacgattttatattttgtttgagcaaactatcaaaattatcgagagcttcgcttttagccctggctaaatctatatattaagaacATCAACAATTTAATTTCGCTTTTGTACAAAATTATGCTGAACTGACGCAAAATAAAGAAACCTCATGCTCTTGAGCGAAAATGCGCATGCTCAAAAATTGCCACAGGACAACCATTAAGTTTTCTTCGCAACTGGACTAATGAAAacggaaattacaaaatgtaaCGAGTCAAAAGAATGGTTAAACGGCCATTTGTTAAATTTCGAACGCCAAATACACTTACATAATCCGGCTGCCAGGCCTATTATTTTGTATATATTTCTTTCACTTAGCGTCGTAGAAAGCTCGCTTTCCATTAGAGGACTGTCTTGATAATTATAGTTGCCATGAAGTAAGCATCGACCCCTCTATTTCGGGTAAACAATGCGCATGCTATGCTATAAGGAGCAAAGCAAACAAGTAAGGCCAACTACAGCTATGCTAAACTGACTGTTCAGTCTTTCTGTATCGCGCTATGTTCACTGCATACAAAATTCTTATATCCaattttcaggttaaaaattcgTTTCCACCACCCTCACCAGGCCCgcgttgttcaaacgttggatagcgctatccaccgaataaatcactatccagtggataagtatcaGGGAAACCGACTgcttatccaccttttgaacaactggggccagatggATGCCCTAAATCTCGTCCCTAGATCTGTACAGTTTGAACAGCggaagtggtatttatgccaaatataacGTACAAACCATGCTATTATTAGTTTATACTACTActcgcaaaaggtttgtaatatttacatgtaggtatttcaaattaagctgaaaaacCACTGCTCTAATTGtacaaattttttcatgtaGAGTATAACTTGAGATATTTTCTCACTTTGTATGGGCCTTAAAAGATATATACAGGCTTTGATATCCGCAGCAAAATGAGCTCACTTTAGCAGttccttttttataatttttaattttaaaagcagCGGAAAATCTTGCGGATGatgttcttcacttcttgtctCACATCTCTGATCCTCCAACAATAAAGAGCTGGGTTTAAAGAAGAATTTAAGTAAAAGAGAGTTACAAATGATTCTCcgggaatatatatatatgcttGAAGGGCAACCAGTATCAACCAAAAACAAGCTATTACTACCCAAACTCGTCTTAATGTTACAGTGTGTCTATATCTCAGCCCTAACAACAGGGCaagaagtctgtccacactGATGGCGGCTCATGTAAGGAGTGATACTGCAGGGAGCAGAGAAAAGACTTGCCAGCATTAgtcaattttatttgttttcatttttaccagGTGAAAATCATCAATTTTCTAGACACATGAGTTCACAAATCACCccttttaatttctgttttgaTTACTGGAGATATTTTCTAACTTTGTATGGGTCTCAAAAGATATACAGGCTCTGATATCTGCAGAAAAACGAGCTTACTTTAACagttccttttttaaaagttattcaTTTCCATTGCAGCGGAAAATCTTGCGGATCatgttcttcacttcttgtctCACATCTTTGATCCTCCAACAATAAAGCGCTGGGtttaaagaagaatttaaataAAGGAGAGTCACAAATAATTCCGAGAGAATAGATATTTCGGTCGAAAAGGGTAGTTTACCAAGACTTAAAAACTGTATTACGATATATGGaatataacaaataaataaagctAACTGCACCCATGCTATGCTGTACACTGTCTTCttgtatcgagctatgttcagtTGATTCCCTCCTCCATTTGGCCGCTGTCCTTGTTGAGTATTGCGATGAACCTGAACTTGTCGATAACGAAGGGTTTTGAATATCTTCGCGTAAGAGAATACTGAGACTAGCGAGGAAAGTGTTAATAGAGCACAGAATAACATATTGGTTATTTCATCTAGTTTTGGACATTCAAATGAACATGTGCTACCTGTAGCTTGAAGAGCACTAATCAGCCAAAAACAAAGTATGACCAGCCAAACTCGCTTTAATGTTACAGTGTATCTATATCTCAGGCCTAACAAcagggcgagaagtctgtccacactGATGGCGGCTGATGTAAGGAGTGATACTACAGGGagcagagaaaagaaaaactcgTCTGTGCGCGAAATTGCGACATTCACATTCCAAGTTGTGAACCGGGGAAAGAGAATAGTAACATACAGTGGCTGAGAGATAAGTCCAACTAAGAGATCGGTGACTGCGAGGCATCGAAATAACAGTTTTGTTGGTGGATAAACGGACGTCACTTTATGAAGAGCAATCAGGATTAGAGCGTTGCCAAAAGATGCAATGATGGCGAGAAAAATATTGATGCCTGCAAGAATTACCATACTCGTTGAACGAGCATTCCATGATGTTACTTCAGTCGCACTTGTGCTGTTTTCGTACTCAGTTGAGTTTGCCATGTCTTTGCATTTGTTGCAAAGGAACTACACTCGGCTTAATATGTATGGAAAGAATTAAATAACAGGTTATTTTTTATTGGTTCTGATGAGCTAAACAGGATGACTGTCACATTTAGAACTGCATGATTTTACGACATACCGGTCAGTGGTCTATGAACTACTATAGTATcatgtttatttttctgttctttctAGGAGCTAAACCTAATCTAAGAAGCTGAGTATGCCGATTGTTGAATTTGGGAGAAAATTTCTTTGCTTGATTAAGTGTCTTAAGTTAGCCGTTCAATGCACGAACTCTTAGTCCGATTATAAAACAACGAATTATGACAACCACCTTATTGGTTTGACAAGACtgctttattgtttttcttataTTCGGACAATTTCAAATGGATTGAAACGTTTATAGTCTTAATTAGCGGTTCATAGTGACCAGGTGACCAGTTCTGTCGTTTGTCATATATTTAGTTTGTCATTTTAATGACTCTACGTTGTCTTAAAACTCTGTGTTTTCAGTAGTGGTGGTTCTTCTTTATTTGGGCTAAACGGAAACATGCCACTGAACAGGGCCGTATTGAGCGTCTTAAACGCGGGTATGCGGCTGCAGTTTTATTCATCGGATTCAATgtatgcattttttttaattggatgACAAGTTGGTGTTCTTTTAAGCTGAAAAGGAAGTCACGTTTTCagtgtgaaaattaaaaagtttcaACTTTGTCAGAAAATTGATGGATAAGGTACAAGgggggaatttcatatatccATGATGCATCGCTTCATTCTATGTTATCAAGCTTCCCTTCCAAACGCACGTGATCTATCAGTTCAACAGGGACGCGACAATTGAACTACGGTGGAAATCGACTTGTTTTGCTGATAAAACCTTCTGTACCTTTGCTGTGTCGATCTATTTACGATTTTCGTTCTACTATTCCAAATACATCTCTTGTTAAGTCAAAGAGAGTGTTTTGGCGGCCGATTATTAGTTAACTAGCCTTACCATCGCAAGGCAGTCCACGCAAATGTTCTTAGAAGCTTGCAAGGTCTTTGCTTCAATACGTCCTGTTTTAACGAGCGTTGATAAAGCTCTCCATGGATTAACAAGCGATTTCCGcgtacttgtcttgaaataaatACATATTCTAGTTGTGATATTTCTCTTCGTTGCTTGCTTGTGATCGCGGTGCTCATATTGTCAGTTCAATAATTCATCGATGCAGTACATCAACCGTTCACTGACCGTTCGATCACCGCACATGCTTTTACTTCAACAAGCTCGGCTTATGCAGTCGAAAACACCGAGAGAGTACAAAGTGACGTCTATCGGagataaaattcaaaggaagAGAATAGCtccaacaaacaaaaaaataacaaagacatcTCTGCATTTTTCGCGACAGAACACCAGCTAAGCATTCGTCaaacataaacagaaaaaagctttattaagaaatggtaaaatatatatacaaaaacaaaaacacccaCTTCTTCTTTACAATGGATCGTAAAAGACTTATTGAAATGTCTTTAAAGGTTTTATACGCCGGTTGAGATCCTACGGCATGCTATTCCATGACATTTGCTGGCCTGTACATTTCAAGTTCGCCTAGCGCGTTTCCGACCGGAAGCCACCATGAGAAACCAATTTTACCTAAAATAATGAGACAAACAAGCTTTAATACTATAAACCATTGAATTTAAACACTCATAATACCCTCCGGAGATAATATTTGTGTTTTGATCAGCGGAGAAAGAgcgaattcaagaaaaaatgtcccatcTTCGCAGGACTTAGCATAAAGAAGTTGAAACCTTCGCCTTGCATCTTTGCGGAGAAAGGGGAGAAAATACGATATTCCAAAACGATCAAACCCATAAAAATCGAGAGGTCGAAAGAGGTCGGAGCGTGGAACTAGTATCAAGCACCCCTTGTCCGccgatttaaataatttattagggCAAAACCTTTCTAGAATAAAGACAGTTTTCGATAATTGAAAGTCATCTAAATAAATATTCACTTGCGAGTTAAAACAGCATGGCTTAACAGGGTCGGAAACGAGAGCAATAACGCGTGAAATGACCTTGGAAACATTTTACATTATCAATCAGATACCTGGATGAGCTGCATCTTGAAATTCAGGCCCTTGAAAATCTCCCTCGAAAATCTCGAACGCTCTTTCCATCGCGGACAGAAGACAGAAATTAGCCGCGAAgcatcatgggatatatgaaattcccACCTTCCCCCCACCCGCCTTTGATAAGGGATATTTTTCTCAGCTGAACCGTCGGGTGGATTCTTAACCGTTAACCGTAGTATTTGCCCGGGCTGGGATTTATTATAATATATTATAACTTCAAACTGGTAATGCTATTCCGGCTTCGAAGC
The sequence above is a segment of the Porites lutea chromosome 3, jaPorLute2.1, whole genome shotgun sequence genome. Coding sequences within it:
- the LOC140932257 gene encoding trace amine-associated receptor 9-like; translated protein: MANSTEYENSTSATEVTSWNARSTSMVILAGINIFLAIIASFGNALILIALHKVTSVYPPTKLLFRCLAVTDLLVGLISQPLYVTILFPRFTTWNVNVAISRTDEFFFSLLPVVSLLTSAAISVDRLLALLLGLRYRYTVTLKRVWLVILCFWLISALQATGSTCSFECPKLDEITNMLFCALLTLSSLVSVFSYAKIFKTLRYRQVQVHRNTQQGQRPNGGGNQLNIARYKKTVYSIAWVQLALFICYIPYIVIQFLSLGKLPFSTEISILSELFVTLLYLNSSLNPALYCWRIKDVRQEVKNMIRKIFRCNGNE